Part of the Paraburkholderia sp. HP33-1 genome, CCTCGACCAGCACGGGAATCGAGTTTTCGCCTAGGCCGGCTTCGCCAAGTGCTGCCGGATGATCGACGCCAACGCCTTCCGTAATGATGAGGCCTGTCTCACCTTCTGCTCGGCGCTTGTAGTAGGCGGCGACATCACTGCCAGGCAATCCATTGGGTGAAAAGCCGCGGGTCATAGGTGACATGACGATGCGGTTGGCAAGCGTGACGTCGCGTACGGTGAGGGGCGTAAACAGCGATCCGATGTCCATGTGCGTTCATATATTTGACTTTCGTGCGGATAATGATACGCTATGTTTTGCCGATGAAAAAGAAATCTGGCGCGGTTTCGCACATGGCGCCGAAGAGGAGAATTGCATTGGAACAAACGGACGCACTCGCCGCCCCCTGTCGCGAAGCCGGCGACGAAGCGCACATTCCAGAAGGATTCGCCTTGATGCCGGCGTTTGGTCCGTTCCACCAGATGTTCGGGCCAACGTACTTTCGCAAGAGCGAGCACGGACACGTCATAGGGATGTATGTGCGCGAGGCCCATCGCAACCTCGGTCAGATGATGCACGGCGGCGCCGTTTGCATGCTCGTAGACACGGCCATTACGTGGGCGAGCAAGCATTCGCGTGAACCGGCGGTGAAGGTGCTGACGACGGGCTTGACAGTCAACTTCATGGGCAACGCTGAGCCTGGCGATTGGGTCGAAGCCCGCGTCGACGTTTTGCGTTCCGGACGGCGTGTGATTTTTTCAGACTGTCAAATCTGGGCGAATGCAAGGTGCATCGCCCAGGCGTCGGGACAGTTTCAGGTGATGGGGGCCTTTGATAAGTAGTCTTCGGGGAAGCACGAATGGCGGCGGCCGATGCTATGACGTTGACCTGCCTCGAACCTTATCCAGGGTCGCCCGATACTTCCACGCCGTCAGGATGAACCGATGAATACGTTCGGCCCGGCGTTTGCGTTCCGCGCGCGTGGTTTGAATCGCAAGGTGGACTTCGGGTGTGCCGGTGACCAATGTCAGGAGATCGCGCGCCGCGTTTGCAGGATCATCGATTTCGATCATTCCGCTTGCCGCTGCGGATTCGAGGGCGCTGGCGAGCGGCTCCAGCATCGTGGCCGTGAATTGGAGAAATTGTTTTGCGATGTCTGGAAAGCGCATCGCTTCGCCGATGACCAGCCGGGAAGTGTGCATGCTATCCGGTGTCGCCATATGCTCGACAAGCGCGTCGATAAGGGATGCCAGGTTCGTCGAAAAATCGCGGCCCTGCTCGAAATGCTGTGAAATCTTGCCGCGCAAATCAGCCATTCCGCGCCAGACGATGGCGCGAAACAACTCTTCCTTCGTTCCGAACTGACGATAAATGGTCGTCTTGCTGACGCCTGCGAGCGAGGCGATTTCTTCGACTCTGGCGGCGCCGAAACCTTCTCTCATGAAGACGGACTTGGCGGCGTCAAGGAGGCACTCACGCATCTGGAGCGCATCGTCGTGGGTGGGCCGGCCGGCCGTTCGTTGTTTGCCCGCCGCAGCGAGCCGCGAAGCTCCGTCGGGAGCAAGAACTGCCATAGGTTTGGACATCGGTAAGCGTTTGATGACGGATACAGGGCGCCAGTATACTCACGTGCCTCGGGGGGCGCCACTCGCGGCG contains:
- a CDS encoding TetR/AcrR family transcriptional regulator: MAVLAPDGASRLAAAGKQRTAGRPTHDDALQMRECLLDAAKSVFMREGFGAARVEEIASLAGVSKTTIYRQFGTKEELFRAIVWRGMADLRGKISQHFEQGRDFSTNLASLIDALVEHMATPDSMHTSRLVIGEAMRFPDIAKQFLQFTATMLEPLASALESAAASGMIEIDDPANAARDLLTLVTGTPEVHLAIQTTRAERKRRAERIHRFILTAWKYRATLDKVRGRSTS
- a CDS encoding PaaI family thioesterase, producing the protein MKKKSGAVSHMAPKRRIALEQTDALAAPCREAGDEAHIPEGFALMPAFGPFHQMFGPTYFRKSEHGHVIGMYVREAHRNLGQMMHGGAVCMLVDTAITWASKHSREPAVKVLTTGLTVNFMGNAEPGDWVEARVDVLRSGRRVIFSDCQIWANARCIAQASGQFQVMGAFDK